The Bacteroidota bacterium genome contains the following window.
TGTAAAAGAGTTGCTCGAGAACTCTATTGATTCAGGTGCACAACAAATTAAATTAATTTTAAAAGAATCTGGAAAATCTTTGATTCAAATTACTGATGATGGTTGCGGAATGTCGGAAACTGATGCTCGCATGAGTTTTGAAAGACATGCTACTTCAAAAATAAAAAAAGCTACAGATCTTTTTAATATTCAAACAATGGGTTTCAGGGGAGAAGCTCTTGCATCAATAGCCTCAGTTTCAAAGATTGAGTTGAAAACTAAAAGGATAGAAGATGAAATAGGTACAAAAATAGTTATTGAAGGTGGAAAATTAATTACTCACGAACCTAATGCCTGTACAAGCGGAACGACAATTTCCGTAAAAAATCTTTTTTATAATATTCCTGTCAGAAAGAATTTCTTAAAATCAAACAATGTAGAATACAAATACATTATTTCGGAATTTATGCATATTTCCCTTGCTAAGCCCGAAATTAAAATGCTCATGACAAATGAAGGAAGAGATATTTATCATTTGAATAAAGGGCATTTGAAAAAGCGAATAACCAGTCTCTTTGGAAATAGAATTGAAAAACAATTGGTTCCTTTAAATGAAGAAACACCTATTGTAAAAATAAAGGGATTTATAGGGAAACCTGAAAGGGCAAAAAAATCCAGAGGTGATCAATTTCTTTTTGTTAACGGCAGGTTTATTAAAAACCCCTATTTTAATCATGCAATATTTAATGCTTACGATAATTTACTTCCGGATGATAGTTTCCCTTTTTACATTTTGTTTTTGGAAATTCCATCAAAGAGAATTGACATAAATGTGCATCCAACAAAAACGGAAGTTAAATTTGAAGATGACAAAGCAATTTATTCGATACTCAGAGCATCAATTCAAAAATCTTTGAATGAGCATCATGTAGCACCAAGTCTCGATTTTGAACAAGAAGCGTTTTATAATTTATTAAGTAGGGAAGAACGGGATAATAAAAAGGAAGATTCTAAAATAAAAATAAGTTTCGGGCAAGATAGTAATGTTAGCAAAAAGTCTTCTCAAGTTCAGGTAAAAGCTTCGGAAAACGATTGGAAGGAACTACTTAGCGTTTTAAAACTTGAAAAAAATGAAAGCCCAAAAATCAAAGAAGAAGAAATAAAATTTGATTTAAAAAATGAAGTTATAAGCAAAGATGATAAAAAAGTAATTCAAATTCATAACCGATATATTTTTACTCCTATTCATTCTGGAATGATGTTGATACATCAACAATATGCACATCAAAGAATATTGTTTGAAGAATATTTAAGAAATTTAAAAAAAGACAAAATTCCAATTCAAAAACAAATGTTTCCTGAGATTCTTGAATTTAACGAATTGGATTTTCAAATGGTTACAGAGCTAAAAGATGATCTTGAAAAAGCAGGAATATCTTTAGAAAAATTTGGAGAAAGAGAATTTGTGATTAACGGTATCCCAGCAAATATGAAAACAGATGATTCAAAAGCTTTTGTTGAATCTGTTCTTGACAATTACAAAAATAATTTGGGAAATACACAAATTGATACTAAAACGAAACTTGTAAAATCATTAGCCATAAATGCAGCAATTAAAACAGGAAAAAAATTATCAACTGATGAAATGTTGCTGATAATAGACAAATTATTTGCTTGTGAAAAT
Protein-coding sequences here:
- the mutL gene encoding DNA mismatch repair endonuclease MutL, encoding MADIINLLSDSIANQIAAGEVVQRPASVVKELLENSIDSGAQQIKLILKESGKSLIQITDDGCGMSETDARMSFERHATSKIKKATDLFNIQTMGFRGEALASIASVSKIELKTKRIEDEIGTKIVIEGGKLITHEPNACTSGTTISVKNLFYNIPVRKNFLKSNNVEYKYIISEFMHISLAKPEIKMLMTNEGRDIYHLNKGHLKKRITSLFGNRIEKQLVPLNEETPIVKIKGFIGKPERAKKSRGDQFLFVNGRFIKNPYFNHAIFNAYDNLLPDDSFPFYILFLEIPSKRIDINVHPTKTEVKFEDDKAIYSILRASIQKSLNEHHVAPSLDFEQEAFYNLLSREERDNKKEDSKIKISFGQDSNVSKKSSQVQVKASENDWKELLSVLKLEKNESPKIKEEEIKFDLKNEVISKDDKKVIQIHNRYIFTPIHSGMMLIHQQYAHQRILFEEYLRNLKKDKIPIQKQMFPEILEFNELDFQMVTELKDDLEKAGISLEKFGEREFVINGIPANMKTDDSKAFVESVLDNYKNNLGNTQIDTKTKLVKSLAINAAIKTGKKLSTDEMLLIIDKLFACENPYYSPNGKPVFLKIEQDEIDRKFE